A window of Nocardiopsis sp. Huas11 genomic DNA:
CGACAGGTGGACCGCCCTGACCGGCTGACAGACCGCCCACGGCGCCGCGATCGCGGCGTCGTGGGCTACCATGGCTCGCGGAGATCCGCTCTCCCCGGGAGGGTTCGCATAGCGGCCGAGTGCAGTGCTCTTGAAAAGCACCAAGTCCTTGACGGGGCTTCGTGGGTTCAAATCCCACACCCTCCGCAGAATCCGGAAGTTTCCCCAGGTGGGAGCTTGCCGTAGGACACGGCGAAGGCCGGTGGTCCGGGTCCGTCGCACATTTATCGCACACGGCCCGGGTGGCCACCGGCCTTCGTGGTTCCGCCGGGAGCGCCATTCACGAACGGCTCCACTGGAGCCGGTACGCCATCACGGCGGGCATCCTTCACTCTTCCGGTACCGGCACGGCCCCCACGCCGGAGCGCGAGAGCCGTCGTCTTCCCGTGCCTATGCCTCTTCCTCGTCGGCGTGCCTGGGCAGGACCACCACCGGGATCGGCGAGTGGTGCAGCACCGCCTGGCTGACCGAGCCCAGCAGCAGGCCCCGCACGCTGCCGCGCCCACGCGAGCCCACCACGATGGCGTCCGCGCCCGTGGCCGCCTCCAGGAGCGCCTCGGACGCGCGGGACCGCGTGCGGATCACGCTGACCGTCACGTCGGAGCCCTCGGGCCGTTCGTCCACCACGTCGGCGAGCAGCTCCGCGACCAGCTTCTCGGACTGCTCGTCGAACAGCTCCTCCTGCGGCTGCCATCCCGAGGCGGTCAACGCGACCGGGTCGTAGGCGAACGGGATGTCCCAGCTGTGCACCACGACGACCTCGCCGCCGGCCTCCTCGGCCAGGTTCATGGCCAGGCCCAGAGCACGGCGGGAGTTCACGCCGCCGTCGACACCGACCACGATCTTGTCCAGCGCCGTCGACGAGGGCTTGCCGCCCTCGCTCGTCGGCACCACCACCACCGGACACGGAGCCTGACTGGCCACACGCACGCTCACCGAGCCGACGAACATCGACGCGACACTGCCCAGACCGCGCGTGCCCACCACGATGAGGTCACCCGGGTGGCTCTGTCGCAGCAGCGCCAGCGGTGCGTCCTCCAACGTGGTCACCGTCTCCACGACCACCGCCGGCTCGATCGAGCGGGCCCGCTCGGCCGCAGCGGCCAGGACCTTGGTGGCGTGCCCCCGGATCTCGTCGGTCGGCTCGAAGCGCGTCGGCCCTCCGTACGCCGACACGATCAGCGGCATCCCCAGCGCGTGGACGAGCCGGAGGGGCACCCCTCTGCGGACCGCTTCGACGGCGGCCCACTCGACCGCGGCGTTGGCGTGGTCGGATCCGTCGTAACCCACAACGACATGAGAAGAGCGTTCGCCCTCTGCCATATTTCCTCCCC
This region includes:
- a CDS encoding universal stress protein, yielding MAEGERSSHVVVGYDGSDHANAAVEWAAVEAVRRGVPLRLVHALGMPLIVSAYGGPTRFEPTDEIRGHATKVLAAAAERARSIEPAVVVETVTTLEDAPLALLRQSHPGDLIVVGTRGLGSVASMFVGSVSVRVASQAPCPVVVVPTSEGGKPSSTALDKIVVGVDGGVNSRRALGLAMNLAEEAGGEVVVVHSWDIPFAYDPVALTASGWQPQEELFDEQSEKLVAELLADVVDERPEGSDVTVSVIRTRSRASEALLEAATGADAIVVGSRGRGSVRGLLLGSVSQAVLHHSPIPVVVLPRHADEEEA